A genome region from Coriobacteriia bacterium includes the following:
- a CDS encoding chemotaxis protein CheW — MTEEQTGHFFGGTPVDILEARAASLAQEPAEEDASDRLSMLLFRIGDEQYSVDVADVREIFQEYTVTSLPCTPEFILGVTNVRGEILSVTDPAILMSLGRIVGPVDAQPPAVVLTNGLVATAIVVDEIGDIVEIAKSTLEPPVSIIDRAQVEFVAGSMFVDGAMVGVLNVERVLEPVGNSSHH; from the coding sequence ATGACCGAAGAACAGACCGGGCATTTCTTTGGTGGCACGCCCGTCGACATTCTGGAGGCCAGAGCGGCTTCGCTCGCTCAAGAGCCGGCTGAAGAGGACGCCTCCGATCGGCTGTCAATGCTGCTCTTCCGCATCGGTGACGAGCAGTACTCGGTCGATGTGGCGGACGTGCGCGAGATATTTCAGGAGTACACGGTCACGAGCTTGCCCTGCACGCCGGAGTTCATACTCGGCGTGACGAACGTGCGTGGCGAGATTCTCTCGGTCACCGATCCGGCGATTCTCATGTCGCTGGGGCGTATCGTCGGACCGGTAGACGCGCAGCCCCCGGCTGTGGTGCTTACGAACGGCCTAGTCGCGACCGCGATCGTCGTCGACGAGATCGGCGACATAGTCGAGATTGCCAAGAGCACGCTTGAGCCGCCGGTCAGCATCATCGACCGTGCCCAGGTGGAGTTCGTCGCAGGTTCGATGTTCGTTGACGGCGCGATGGTGGGAGTCCTCAA